A genomic region of Mitsuaria sp. 7 contains the following coding sequences:
- a CDS encoding Panacea domain-containing protein: protein MPSTAKKIAEYILAAFQEVGDPITTAKLHKLLYYVQGWHLANFDEPAFEERFEAWMHGPSCPEIDALYGDHWHCPITERIAQPKDLGERLQKHVDEIIDLYGVDTGYSLHMRTRYEAPWNEARKDFSRHEPGCTEEISHESMKRFFQAEAARPEAA, encoded by the coding sequence ATGCCCTCCACCGCCAAGAAGATCGCCGAATACATCCTTGCTGCCTTCCAGGAAGTCGGCGATCCCATCACGACGGCCAAGCTCCACAAGCTGCTGTACTACGTTCAAGGGTGGCACCTCGCGAACTTCGACGAGCCCGCCTTTGAGGAACGCTTTGAGGCATGGATGCACGGCCCTTCCTGCCCAGAGATCGACGCTCTCTACGGAGACCACTGGCATTGCCCGATCACCGAACGCATCGCCCAGCCCAAGGATCTGGGTGAGCGCCTCCAGAAACACGTGGACGAGATCATCGACCTTTACGGCGTCGACACCGGATATTCCTTGCACATGCGGACGAGGTACGAAGCCCCATGGAACGAGGCACGCAAGGACTTCTCCAGGCATGAACCGGGCTGCACCGAGGAGATCTCACACGAGTCGATGAAGAGGTTCTTTCAAGCCGAAGCCGCTCGCCCGGAGGCTGCATGA
- a CDS encoding inositol monophosphatase family protein, with translation MTQAAHHPMLNVAIKAARTAGAIINRASMDLDILKINTKSPNDFVTEVDQAAEQAIIETLLQAYPDHGILAEESGREYGAKHSEYQWIIDPLDGTTNFIHGLPFYCVSIALAHRNIVQQAVVYDPTRNDLFYATKGRGAYLNDKRIRVSKRTRMSDALIGTGFPFRRGDNFKRYLKMFEEVMTEVAGVRRPGAAALDLCYVAAGHYDGFFETGLHPWDVAAGSLIIQEAGGLVGNFTGEPDFLHQREIVAGTPRIYGPLVQILAPYTRVITQDALDADAEAAAGGEPTEKAAPRKKAAATTEGGTEAPKKRAPVRIKKNDGGAEA, from the coding sequence ATGACGCAAGCCGCTCACCATCCCATGCTCAACGTCGCCATCAAGGCGGCGCGTACCGCCGGCGCGATCATCAACCGCGCGTCGATGGACCTGGACATCCTGAAGATCAACACCAAGTCGCCCAACGACTTCGTGACCGAAGTGGACCAGGCCGCCGAGCAGGCGATCATCGAGACGCTGCTGCAGGCCTACCCCGACCACGGCATCCTGGCCGAAGAGTCCGGCCGCGAATACGGCGCCAAGCACTCCGAGTACCAGTGGATCATCGACCCGCTGGACGGCACGACCAACTTCATCCACGGCCTGCCGTTCTACTGCGTGTCCATCGCGCTGGCCCACCGCAACATCGTGCAGCAGGCCGTCGTCTACGACCCGACCCGCAACGACCTGTTCTACGCGACCAAGGGCCGCGGCGCCTACCTGAACGACAAGCGCATCCGCGTGAGCAAGCGCACCCGCATGAGCGACGCGCTGATCGGCACGGGCTTCCCGTTCCGCCGCGGCGACAACTTCAAGCGCTACCTGAAGATGTTCGAGGAAGTCATGACCGAGGTCGCCGGCGTGCGCCGTCCGGGCGCGGCCGCGCTGGACCTGTGCTACGTGGCCGCCGGCCATTACGACGGCTTCTTCGAGACCGGCCTGCACCCGTGGGACGTGGCCGCGGGCTCGCTGATCATCCAGGAAGCGGGCGGCCTGGTGGGCAACTTCACCGGCGAGCCGGACTTCCTGCACCAGCGCGAGATCGTGGCCGGCACGCCGCGCATCTACGGTCCGCTGGTGCAGATCCTGGCGCCCTACACCCGCGTGATCACGCAGGACGCGCTGGATGCCGATGCGGAAGCGGCGGCTGGTGGAGAGCCGACCGAGAAGGCAGCCCCCCGCAAGAAGGCGGCGGCCACCACCGAAGGGGGAACCGAAGCGCCCAAGAAGCGCGCCCCGGTGCGCATCAAGAAGAACGACGGCGGCGCGGAAGCCTGA